In the Prochlorococcus marinus str. MIT 9312 genome, TATATCCAATTGATTTATAAGTTTGATGTCCATTTTATTTCCAATTATATATTCTGCAGCCTTAACTTATTTAGTTTGGAAAGCTTTTAAAGTGATGTCGAATGGTTGGGGTATCTCTGGGACAGAGAAAAAACGTTTCAGTAATTCTAACCTTCAACAAAAAAAGTACACAATACATCCAGAACTATTAGATAAATCAGGAAACATAACTGAAGAGGAATTATTAACAGTAAGATTTTCAAATGATAATGACTCTACCCTAGAAGAAAAGGGTTCAAAAACTGATTAATTGAATTCAAAATTTAAGGTAAAAAAATTGGAATTAAGAACAAAAATTGTCTCAGCGGTCATAAGATCTCTTAAGTTGCCACCAAGGTTTAGATTAAAAATGGTTAAAGAAGATCCTGTTAGGCTTGAACTAAGCCTAACTCCTTCTTATGGTAAAAATCCAATTATTGTTGGTATAGTAGAGTCTTTAGACTTAGTCGCTCGAAGAGATAGAGAAGGTAGATTACCCAGAGATCTTCAAGGAACTTGGGATTGGACCGTAAGACATGGAAAAGTAAGTACTGGAGGGTGGAATCCTATGCTAAAGGAAGCCTTGCAAACAATGTTTGAAACAGGACTGCCCGCAATTGTTTATGAGGAATTAACTGGAGATGAGTATCGACCAGTTGATGGTGTGAGACATATTAAATAATTAATTATTTTTCATAAATCCTTCCTCAAAACGTTAAAATAGTTAGAAAGACGATTTAGTTAATTATGAACGATGAAAATCAACCAAGATTTGGATTTGTAAATTTTGCTGAAACTTGGAATGGCCGTATGGCAATGATGGGCATTCTGATTGGTCTTGGTACTGAATTAATTACTGGTCAAAGTATCCTTAGACAAATTGGAATAGGTTAAATTCTTATTTAATTTCTTCTGCCTTAACTTCAATAGTACTTTCACTAGGTTTTTTATCTAATTCATTTCTATTACTAATATCCTTTAAATCTGAATCAAAATTACTAAATGTATTAATTTTTGAATTGTAAAAGTTGAATCCTATAAAAACTAAAATTAATAATAAAAGAGGAATAAGAAATAACAGCAGTAGTATGTTTCCTAGAAAGCTTATTAAAAAGTTAATCCCAAAAATAGGAATAACTATAAGTATGATTAAAGAATAAGTAAGGAGAGTTTTATTGACTTTAAGAAAATAATTCATACTATTTATTATGTCTTATTCTTCTTTTATTTACTAATGACATACTAGCAATAACTACACTCCAGCACTGTCCAAAATATAAAATCACACCTAAAAGCCAGACCCATAAAGTAAGTACGAGAAAACCTCCAATAAAACCATATGCTTGAAATCTTGCGCCAAGAGAAAGAATACTTTTACTAACTGCCAAATTCAAAGTAGTTAGTCCAATTCCAATAAGAATAGATCCTGGCAAAAGTGGTTTTAAAGGGACTTTTCTGCTAGGCAATAGGGCTTGTAATAAAAGAGCCATTAAAGAAAAGCCAATTAGTGGGATTGCAAATTGACCAACTTGTAAAAGGGGTAACTTTAGCAATAAATCAGAAATTAGATTATTAGATTTTGAGAGATTTTCTAAAACGTTACTTGGTATCATCCTAAGATTTGCACTAATCTGATCTAATACCATTAAGAATCCTATAAAGAATACTATTAAAAAAGCTTCAATTCTATTGCGGAGAAACCTCGAAGCTTGCTCTCTCCATGCAGCATTTACTTTTTTAGAAGGAAGTTCGTCTTCCCATAGCCTATCTGAACCTCTTTGTAGAGATAAATATGCATTTCCTGCTGTAAATAGCAAGAACATAGCTCCTAGAATACCTGCTCCAAAACCTTGATCAATCAAATTAAATAATGTAGTTTCTACTAATTCAACTACCGAAGGAGGTAAAACCTGAGCAGCAACAGAAATTATTTGTTGATCTAATCCCTCCTGTTTGCCTAGGAACCATGATGCTATGGAAAGAGAAATTAAAAGAATCGGAAAAAATGATTGTAGTGTGTAGTAAGCAAATGCAGCACTTAAATCAATACAATCAGATTTGCTCCATCTCTCACATGCTCCCCAAAAACTTTTTAGTACCCATGCTAAGCTGCGCTGCATATTGATTTTCTTCAAATATTTATCTTATGTATTTTGCTTATTGTATCTAATTACAAAATATTTCAAGCAATTATTTCTTAATGAAGCAACTATTTTTCTAATAATAAATTACCCCATGGCTTTAAGATTTTGATTTTTTCTAAAGATCTACAAGCAATTAATGGAAAATTAACACTGCTCAAGTTTTGTCCTGAAACTAAATTTAAAGGATCTGTTTCTAACCACTCTATAGAACAATTAAGTTCTTCTAATAACAACCAGGCAGCTGCAATATCCCATATCTTGGGGGTTGATTCTATTGCTCCAAAAGTTTGACCCATCGCTACACTTGTTAGATTTAAGCTCGATACACCTAAGAGTCTAATTTTGCCAGGAAATATTGAGTTTGGTTTTTTCTGGAGAATTTTTATAGATCTACTACATAAAGAAACGCATTCACTATTATGATTATTGTTGTTAGGGTCTATTTTTTGGTTATTTAACCAAACACCTTTACCTTTAATAGATACAAACTTTTTTTTCAACGTAGGGATTATTAAAAAAGAAGATTGAGGTTTACCATCCACAAACCTTGCGACTGATATAGACCAGTATGGAATACCTGCAGCAAAATTTGTTGTCCCATCAAGTGGATCAACCACCCAATATGCTTTTGTATTGGGAATGGACTTACCCCCTTCTTCACTAAGGACTCCCTCATCTGGAGCGATTGAAGCTAGAGAATCTACAATTGTTTTGTCACTCCATAAGTCACAACTTGTTATTAATGACCCGTCTGCTTTATTGCTGGCACTAATATTTCCAAAATCTTTTATTTGACGTTGACTAACTATTTCAAATAGAGAATCTAATTCACTTAGTTGCTTATTAGTTAAAGTTGTTGGATTCATCTTGAAATATTGCAAATAGATTCGCTATCTTTAATTTTATTATTATTGTTATCCAAACAACTTTTACTTATTTCAAGAAAAGTTAATCTTTCTAATTCATCTAAATTCAAATTGTAATTATATAGAGCATTAATATTTTTTGCTTTTGCATTACTTAATTCATTTTGCCTTACAAGTACATCTTTGAGAGTTGATATGCCAACATCATATCTAAGTCTAGAAAGTCTTACAGACTCTTTACTAGATTCAATTTCTTTAAGAGAAGAAATTATTTTCTGTTCATTTAATTTGAGATTCAAATAGGCTTTACTAATATTTGTGGTCAAAACATTTTTTAGATTTTTATAAGTATATTCCTCAGATTCTGCATCTGCTATTTTTGATTTGTAAGAGTTCTTATTCTGTCCGCCATTAAAAATATTCCATGCAAAATTTAAACTTATTGTATTTGTATAGTTAGATCCAGATTTTTCAGAGTCAATATTACTGGAAAGAGAGTCCCCCTTTGAAAAAGTACTTGCTAAAGTGTTGCTGATATAAATTTTTGGCTTATTTTGAGATAAAAAACTTTGTGCTTGACTCTTTTTAATAGATTGTTGAAGAAGGATGTTTTTCAAAGAAAGATTTTGATCTAAACCTTCATTAATATTTTTATTTAATCTATGATTCCAGAAACCTATTAGATTTTGCTCTTTATTAGTTTCAAAATCCCCATTTATGTTAAGAATCTCTTTGAGAGAAATTGTATTAATTTCATGTTCTATTTTCTTTTCATTAAGAGATTGTTTATCTCGAGATAATTGAGCTTCTGCTTCAAGAACTTCAAATTTTGTACCAATTCCAGCATCTAACTTTGCTAAAGCGTTATCTAAACTTGTATTTGATAAATTAAGTGTAAATTTTTTATTTTGAATATCTTGATATGACTTTTGGTATTTGTGGTACCTTATCCTTGCTTCTTGAATTAAATCTTTTTTCTTAATCTCATAATTATTTTCTGCAATTTTGTAATTTTCTTTCGCAATTTTGATTTCCGGTCCTCTAAGGGGATCAATTAAATTCCATTTGATATTTAGAGAGGGATTAGCACTATATTGTGATGTTTTTAAAGTCGTTGAATTGCTACTGTGTTTTTTGCCTGCGACATATTTTGGCAATCCATTTGCTTGAAAATCTAAGGATGGATATCTTTGAGCAATTTGACTGGAAAGATTAAAGCTTGCAGAGGTAACTAGATTTTTTAATGATCTTAACTCTTGATTATTTAAGACAATTTCTTCTATTTCTTGATAACTAATAAAAGGCTTGTTTGGTTTTTCTTCTAAAACACTATCAATATAATCTTTGGTTTCGCTAGATAGTACATTGATGGAATTTATACATAGAGCGAGAGGCAAAAATAAGATCGGATTTATTACTCTTCTAAGCATGTTTTATAGTATCAGTGTTATTCGATTGACCAACCAAAGTATTAATAATATCATTTGAATCATCAAGAACGTGAATTTTGGTCTTTAATTGATTTTCCACGTCTTTAATATTTTTATCATCTAAAAATAAATCAGTATTAAGTTTTAACATAATTGATGGTATGTAAATAGCTTCTCCTAAATCCTTATTTTTCAAACCGTCAATTAGATCTTCTCCAGTAAGAAGACCAGTTACAACTTGCTCTTGTCCCCAATAAATACTTGGTAAACCATATAAATTAATTTTCAAACCATCTATTAAGTTTAATTTTTTAACTGTAGGAATTAAGGCTTCATAAACTAATTTACCAACAATCCAACTAACTTTCTTTGGCTGTTTTACTTTTTGAGGGAGGTTGTTAGATTTCTCACTTAATATCTTGAGAAAGCCTCTAATTGATCCTACTCCATTAGATTCTTGAGGCATATTTTCATAGGTTTTGTAACTAGGCAAATTTCTACCAGCTATTAAATACCATTCGTCTGCTAGCCAACAAAAACGAGTCCCAAGCCTAATTTGTAGAGAGGCTTGAATTCTCTCTACTTGTTTAATAGTTTTTATTGCGTATTCTGGTCTTATTGATTTTAATCCATCATTTTCAGGTCTAAACTTTGTAAGCCCTACAGGAACTATTGCAACTGAAAGTACTGTTTGAAAATTTTTTTTGTAGAATTCAGCAAGTTCAAAAATTGATTTCTCAAGAATCTCTCCATCATTTATATCTGGACATACAACAATTTGAGCATGTAGTTGAATTGAGTTTCTTTCAAACCATGAAATTTGGTCAAGAATCATTCCTGCTTTTTTATTTTTTAATAATTTTTCTCGAGTAGCAGGATCAGTTGCATGAACAGAAATAAAAAGCGGGGATAGCTTTTGGGTAGCAATTCTTTTCCAGTCTTCTTTCTTTAAATTCGTAAGAGTTAGATAAGAGCCATATAGGAAACTTAATCTATAATCATCATCTTTTACGTAAAGACTTTTTCTTTTTCCGCTTGGTTGTTGATCTATAAAACAAAATGGACATCTATTATTACATTGCTTAATTGAATCAAATAATGCATCTTTAAAATTAATGCCCAAATTCGCGTCTTGATCTTTTTCAATACTTATATTATGAATTTCAAGATTTTTATCTAAAACTGATATTTCTAAAATTTCTTCACTAATTAGAATTTGATAATCAATTAAATCTCTTGGTTTTTTTCCATTAATACTAATTATGGAATCACCTGATTCAAATCCTATTTCTTGAGCAATAGAATTAGCTTCAATACTTTCAATTTCGGCAGGATTTATTTTATAAGTAATATTGGGAACCAAAAGATCATTAGAATCTTCTTTGTAATTAATTTCCTGCCACACAATTAAATTCCAAATATTCTTCTTTATTTTTATTCTAAACTTATTTTTGTCTCAAAGTGTATTAAATACTTTTAAAATACCAAATATACTTGTGAGATTAAGGGCCTTTTATTTATTAAAATATGTCATTCGCAGTTTTTTAAACCACGATTTAAATTATTTAAAATAACCCAATAATTTTTATTCATTGAAAGATTTAATTACAAAAAATTTAGAAGTGAAAGATAAATTTAACTATGAAGTGAATAAAAAAGTTTATTCATACGAAAATACTTTTTTATCAAGGTCAATTT is a window encoding:
- a CDS encoding DUF2973 domain-containing protein; translation: MSILFPIIYSAALTYLVWKAFKVMSNGWGISGTEKKRFSNSNLQQKKYTIHPELLDKSGNITEEELLTVRFSNDNDSTLEEKGSKTD
- a CDS encoding high light inducible protein, which codes for MNDENQPRFGFVNFAETWNGRMAMMGILIGLGTELITGQSILRQIGIG
- a CDS encoding YihY/virulence factor BrkB family protein, which translates into the protein MQRSLAWVLKSFWGACERWSKSDCIDLSAAFAYYTLQSFFPILLISLSIASWFLGKQEGLDQQIISVAAQVLPPSVVELVETTLFNLIDQGFGAGILGAMFLLFTAGNAYLSLQRGSDRLWEDELPSKKVNAAWREQASRFLRNRIEAFLIVFFIGFLMVLDQISANLRMIPSNVLENLSKSNNLISDLLLKLPLLQVGQFAIPLIGFSLMALLLQALLPSRKVPLKPLLPGSILIGIGLTTLNLAVSKSILSLGARFQAYGFIGGFLVLTLWVWLLGVILYFGQCWSVVIASMSLVNKRRIRHNK
- a CDS encoding inositol monophosphatase family protein; translated protein: MNPTTLTNKQLSELDSLFEIVSQRQIKDFGNISASNKADGSLITSCDLWSDKTIVDSLASIAPDEGVLSEEGGKSIPNTKAYWVVDPLDGTTNFAAGIPYWSISVARFVDGKPQSSFLIIPTLKKKFVSIKGKGVWLNNQKIDPNNNNHNSECVSLCSRSIKILQKKPNSIFPGKIRLLGVSSLNLTSVAMGQTFGAIESTPKIWDIAAAWLLLEELNCSIEWLETDPLNLVSGQNLSSVNFPLIACRSLEKIKILKPWGNLLLEK
- a CDS encoding TolC family protein — protein: MLRRVINPILFLPLALCINSINVLSSETKDYIDSVLEEKPNKPFISYQEIEEIVLNNQELRSLKNLVTSASFNLSSQIAQRYPSLDFQANGLPKYVAGKKHSSNSTTLKTSQYSANPSLNIKWNLIDPLRGPEIKIAKENYKIAENNYEIKKKDLIQEARIRYHKYQKSYQDIQNKKFTLNLSNTSLDNALAKLDAGIGTKFEVLEAEAQLSRDKQSLNEKKIEHEINTISLKEILNINGDFETNKEQNLIGFWNHRLNKNINEGLDQNLSLKNILLQQSIKKSQAQSFLSQNKPKIYISNTLASTFSKGDSLSSNIDSEKSGSNYTNTISLNFAWNIFNGGQNKNSYKSKIADAESEEYTYKNLKNVLTTNISKAYLNLKLNEQKIISSLKEIESSKESVRLSRLRYDVGISTLKDVLVRQNELSNAKAKNINALYNYNLNLDELERLTFLEISKSCLDNNNNKIKDSESICNISR
- a CDS encoding TIGR03279 family radical SAM protein produces the protein MWQEINYKEDSNDLLVPNITYKINPAEIESIEANSIAQEIGFESGDSIISINGKKPRDLIDYQILISEEILEISVLDKNLEIHNISIEKDQDANLGINFKDALFDSIKQCNNRCPFCFIDQQPSGKRKSLYVKDDDYRLSFLYGSYLTLTNLKKEDWKRIATQKLSPLFISVHATDPATREKLLKNKKAGMILDQISWFERNSIQLHAQIVVCPDINDGEILEKSIFELAEFYKKNFQTVLSVAIVPVGLTKFRPENDGLKSIRPEYAIKTIKQVERIQASLQIRLGTRFCWLADEWYLIAGRNLPSYKTYENMPQESNGVGSIRGFLKILSEKSNNLPQKVKQPKKVSWIVGKLVYEALIPTVKKLNLIDGLKINLYGLPSIYWGQEQVVTGLLTGEDLIDGLKNKDLGEAIYIPSIMLKLNTDLFLDDKNIKDVENQLKTKIHVLDDSNDIINTLVGQSNNTDTIKHA